A region of the Fibrobacter succinogenes genome:
CTCCCGGTGATCGACGCCCTCGGTGGTGTTGCTATCATCACGGCTGACCACGGTAACGCCGACGAAATGTACGAAATCGACAAGAAGACCGGCATGCCGAAGGTTAACAAGGACGGTACGTTCAAGGCCAAGACCAGCCACACCTTGAACAAGGTTCCTTGCATCCTTTACGATAACGTGACCGGCGGCAAGCTCGGCCTCAAGGAAGGCGACTGGGGTCTGTCGAACATCGCTGCTACGACGGCCAACCTCCTCGGCTTGGAAAAGCACGAGGCGTGGGACGACTCGATGCTCATCATCAAGTAATCATTGTAACTGGATTGCCACGCCACTCCGTGGCTCGCAATGACGTTTAAGGCGAGAGCAGCAAAAATGAGTTCACTCATTTTTATTGCCGAGCCGCAATGTCGTGCACCCGCGCAATGACATTCAAAGCGAGAGCAATCCACAAGAATTCAAAAAAGGAACCCTTCGGGGTTCCTTTTTTGGTGATACCAGCCACGTTGAAAAAATATTTTTTCATTTTACCCTCAAAAAACGTATCTTTAATAGTAAAAAAGATGTGATGATGAGGTTAATCCTAGGTGGTAAGTATGCAGAAGGCGTGTAGAGAAACATTAGGCAATTCCATTCCGCAAAAAAGCAAACGCGGCTTTGGCATAGTCGAGGTTTTAGTGGCAGCGGCAGTACTTGGATTTATGTACATGGCCATAATGAACATGCATGGCGGAAACCACGATTCCCTGCTCCGTATTCGCAGTCGCGATGGCGCCACCGAAGTCGCCCAAAACCTCATCGATTCGCTGGGCGCCCTTGGACTTGCAAGCCTTTATGACGAGAAGCTCGAAAAAGATGCCGAAGGCCACGTCAAACCTATAATAATCGACCCCATCGTGCGAACCTGGGAAGGCCAACCCGGAGCTGTATCTAACACTATAAAAGTGAACTACAGAGCCGAGATTACGGTATCAAGCGATGATGAATACAAAACAAAGACTTCAACAAGGCTCCTCGGTTCAGACAGCATTGAGCATGTGTACGCCAAAAGACTAGATGTCAAAATCAGCTGGACATTCAAGAATTCCACGCAATCTATAACTGTTTCGGGGGTTGTCAGATGATTCTTTTTAGACGTAAGACGAAAGACGAGAGACAAAAGGCAATTGACTTGCGTCCCCCCGTTCAAGCACCTAAAGCGGGCTTCACGTTGATGGAACTCATGGTTTACATGGGGATTGTTGGTATTGTGGTGATTATCGCAGGTGAAGC
Encoded here:
- a CDS encoding type II secretion system protein, giving the protein MQKACRETLGNSIPQKSKRGFGIVEVLVAAAVLGFMYMAIMNMHGGNHDSLLRIRSRDGATEVAQNLIDSLGALGLASLYDEKLEKDAEGHVKPIIIDPIVRTWEGQPGAVSNTIKVNYRAEITVSSDDEYKTKTSTRLLGSDSIEHVYAKRLDVKISWTFKNSTQSITVSGVVR